Proteins encoded in a region of the Mercenaria mercenaria strain notata chromosome 1, MADL_Memer_1, whole genome shotgun sequence genome:
- the LOC123532194 gene encoding uncharacterized protein LOC123532194: MKTYIHSDGRPSLFQPCESKIAVKTTDNDIFIETANDNKQGLSIEDKEFVKMMDLEFCQDETGHWSAPLPFRTLRVRLPNNKAEAYRRAKSLDASLRRNPTKQKHCMEFMRGILDKGHAELAPSLQDEEECWYLPLFGVYHPKKKDKIRIVFDSSSKHDGVSLNSVLMSGPDLTNSLAGILMRFRKEKVAITGDIEQMFYQFRVHNHHRNYLRFLWYRDNDFSKPLTEYRMCVHVFGNSPSPAVATYGLRRIAQNAAEVHGDAVFNFVKNDFYVDDGLTSLSSEDDAVALLTNTQRALEEEGRLRFHKLVSNNPKVLEHFKEEDLAKALKTEDSPTERSLGLSWNLTEDCFVFQYTLDKKSYYTKRNVLSTINRLYDPLGFLSPFTICGKILLRDITSKVNDWDEPIPEPLRKKWLSWFESLQDLQTLRIPRTYFPQHVRFNPESELHVFCDASEKAIASVAFLKTVTEDGNIHVGYAFGKAKVAPKHGHTIPRLELCAAVLAVEITEAVSEELSISPSKITYYTDSKVVLGYLNNRTRRFYIYVENRVSRILRFSKPSQWLYIETSNNPADEGTRGMKPSDLKQCIWLSGEPLLSISNDISANYQLQNPDDDVEVRPIVKSMKTDIRLGVSRFEKFSSWKRLILAVAVLIRFIRRFRKEASTADESSNGEESKSRAKECIIKQIQQESFSREIGCLTNKKTLLKDSHVVKLSPFLDERGILRVGGRLRKSQLAAREKNPILIPGRSHVALLIVRFYHEEIHHQGRHVTEGAVRSAGFWITGGKRMIAKLIQACVPCRKLRGKVTYQKMADLPVDQLTPAPPFTFVGVDVFGPWSIVTRRTRGGSSSSKRWAVLFTCLAVRAVHIEVIDEMSSSAFINAVRRFLAIRGKVKVFRSDRGTNFVGATDDLSIDAINVEDRNVKNFLDDTGTTWLFNPPHASHFGGVWERMIGVTRRILDAILLENKHKHLTHDVLCTFMAEVCAIVNARPIVPVSTDPDDPFILSPSVLLTQKTADSSVDTYQDLGVKDMYKAQWKCVQVLAETFWKKWRRDYLSGLQSRQVWQDQSEDIKEGDLVLLRDKSVVRNEWPVGLVETVYASDDGLVRKVAVKVIKDNKPTAYIRPIVELVKLLE; encoded by the coding sequence ATGAAGACGTATATACATAGTGATGGAAGGCCGTCGCTGTTCCAGCCATGCGAAAGTAAGATTGCCGTGAAAACGACAGACAACGATATATTCATAGAGACTGCGAATGACAATAAACAAGGATTATCCATAGAAGATAAGGAGTTTGTGAAGATGATGGACCTAGAATTTTGTCAGGACGAAACCGGTCATTGGTCAGCACCTTTACCTTTTCGTACTCTGCGAGTTCGACTACCAAACAACAAAGCTGAGGCTTATAGAAGAGCCAAGAGTCTAGACGCATCATTAAGACGGAACCCTACAAAACAGAAACACTGTATGGAATTCATGAGAGGTATTCTCGACAAAGGGCATGCGGAGCTTGCACCAAGTCTACAAGATGAAGAAGAATGTTGGTATTTACCATTGTTTGGCGTCTATCACCCAAAGAAAAAAGACAAGATAAGAATAGTCTTTGATTCATCAAGCAAACACGACGGTGTGTCATTAAACAGTGTTCTTATGAGTGGACCAGACCTAACTAACAGTTTAGCAGGAATTCTCATGAGATTCAGGAAAGAGAAGGTTGCCATCACCGGCGACATAGAACAAATGTTTTATCAGTTTCGCGTCCACAACCATCACCGAAACTACCTGAGATTCCTGTGGTACAGGGACAATGACTTTAGTAAACCATTGACAGAGTATCGTATGTGCGTTCACGTATTTGGAAACTCTCCATCGCCAGCGGTGGCCACTTACGGCCTTCGTAGAATAGCTCAGAATGCAGCCGAAGTCCATGGTGACGCAGTGTTTAACTTCGTAAAGAATGACTTCTACGTAGACGATGGTCTCACGTCACTATCTTCAGAAGATGATGCAGTAGCTCTACTGACGAACACACAGAGAGCGCTTGAAGAAGAAGGCAGGCTGCGATTCCACAAACTTGTATCGAACAATCCAAAGGTACTCGAACACTTTAAAGAGGAAGACCTAGCTAAGGCCTTGAAGACAGAAGATTCACCAACCGAACGAAGCCTTGGACTGAGTTGGAATCTGACCGAAGATTGCTTTGTGTTTCAGTATACGTTAGACAAGAAAAGCTACTACACAAAGCGGAATGTACTCTCAACTATAAATAGACTGTACGACCCGTTGGGCTTCTTATCTCCATTTACCATTTGTGGAAAGATACTACTGCGAGATATCACAAGTAAAGTAAACGACTGGGATGAACCGATACCCGAGCCATTGCGAAAGAAGTGGTTGTCATGGTTTGAATCCCTGCAAGACCTTCAAACGCTACGAATACCACGTACATATTTCCCACAGCACGTAAGATTCAACCCTGAAAGTGAGCTACATGTATTCTGCGATGCATCAGAGAAAGCCATAGCATCGGTTGCGTTTCTCAAGACAGTTACAGAGGACGGTAACATTCATGTTGGTTACGCGTTCGGAAAAGCTAAAGTAGCGCCAAAACACGGACATACCATACCGAGGCTCGAGCTATGCGCTGCAGTCCTCGCCGTTGAGATAACAGAAGCTGTATCTGAAGAGCTGTCGATTTCCCCTAGTAAGATCACATACTATACAGATAGCAAAGTGGTTCTTGGATATCTAAACAACCGGACCCGAAGATTTTACATCTATGTCGAAAACAGAGTGTCCAGAATTTTGAGATTTTCTAAACCTTCTCAGTGGCTATACATAGAAACATCAAATAACCCTGCAGATGAAGGAACCCGTGGTATGAAACCTTCGGACTTAAAACAGTGTATATGGCTTTCTGGGGAACCATTGTTGAGCATATCCAATGACATCAGCGCCAACTACCAGTTACAGAATCCAGATGACGACGTTGAAGTTCGCCCCATAGTCAAGAGCATGAAAACAGACATAAGGCTTGGAGTCAGTCGGTTTGAGAAATTCTCCAGCTGGAAAAGATTGATACTAGCAGTCGCAGTACTTATTCGTTTTATCAGACGCTTTAGGAAAGAAGCTTCTACCGCTGATGAGAGTTCCAACGGTGAAGAGTCGAAGTCCAGAGCCAAGGAGTGTATCATTAAACAGATACAGCAAGAATCGTTCTCAAGAGAGATTGGATGTCTCACGAACAAGAAAACCTTACTGAAGGACAGTCATGTTGTAAAACTGTCACCATTCCTTGACGAACGTGGAATACTTAGGGTAGGAGGGAGACTCAGGAAATCCCAGTTAGCAGCTCGGGAAAAGAATCCCATACTAATTCCTGGACGGTCCCACGTAGCTTTGTTAATAGTACGCTTTTACCATGAAGAAATACACCATCAAGGAAGACATGTCACAGAAGGTGCAGTTAGAAGCGCAGGTTTCTGGATCACCGGCGGAAAACGTATGATAGCGAAACTGATCCAAGCCTGTGTCCCATGTCGAAAGTTAAGAGGAAAAGTTACTTACCAAAAGATGGCCGACTTACCTGTCGATCAACTTACTCCAGCCCCGCCATTTACCTTTGTCGGAGTGGACGTATTCGGTCCATGGAGCATCGTCACGCGGCGTACCAGAGGCGGCAGTTCCTCATCCAAGCGATGGGCAGTACTCTTTACGTGCCTAGCCGTGAGAGCAGTTCATATCGAAGTCATAGACGAAATGTCGTCGTCGGCCTTCATCAATGCTGTCCGACGATTCTTAGCCATTCGAGGAAAGGTCAAAGTATTTCGATCAGACAGAGGTACCAATTTCGTCGGCGCTACAGACGATTTGAGTATAGACGCCATCAACGTCGAAGACCGGAATGTTAAGAACTTCCTTGACGATACAGGTACCACTTGGTTGTTCAACCCACCTCACGCATCGCATTTCGGTGGGGTTTGGGAACGCATGATAGGCGTAACTCGACGTATCCTAGACGCTATTCTACTAGAAAACAAGCATAAACACCTAACGCATGACGTTCTTTGTACATTCATGGCCGAGGTTTGTGCCATCGTTAACGCAAGGCCTATTGTTCCCGTTTCTACAGACCCAGATGATCCATTCATATTGTCGCCATCAGTGCTGTTGACCCAGAAGACGGCTGATAGTTCAGTCGATACCTATCAAGACTTAGGTGTCAAGGACATGTATAAGGCACAATGGAAATGTGTACAAGTTCTCGCCGAGACATTCTGGAAAAAATGGAGGCGCGACTATTTGTCTGGTTTACAGTCGCGACAAGTGTGGCAAGATCAATCAGAAGATATCAAGGAAGGTGACTTAGTACTCTTAAGAGACAAATCAGTAGTGAGAAATGAGTGGCCAGTTGGACTGGTTGAAACTGTTTACGCGAGTGATGACGGTCTCGTAAGAAAAGTAGCCGTTAAAGTAATTAAAGACAATAAACCTACCGCGTATATTCGTCCGATAGTTGAGCTTGTAAAGCTCTTAGAATAA